Proteins found in one Miscanthus floridulus cultivar M001 chromosome 4, ASM1932011v1, whole genome shotgun sequence genomic segment:
- the LOC136552774 gene encoding uncharacterized protein isoform X1, producing the protein MASGPDLSSSSGAPAAAVVPDAAPAAAARKDRHIVSWSAEEDGVLRAQIALHGTDKYVFSILCRLKPRLLVALFKLLITAIYFPFGSWTIIAAQFKDKTARQCRRRWYNYLNSECKKGGWSREEDMLLCEAQKVLGNKWTEIAKVVSGRTDNAVKNRFSTLCKRRAKDEELYQENGVPCSNSNAKRVLTETEGLTPGGVASLLHIKQMRSSSSDLKENLVPNVRLFEQEKSTQDARQPLATISSNNQDNVDTVKSQNCVKREGNFLNKDDPKVATLLQQADLLCSLATKIKSDNTSQSLDEAWQQLQDHLVKKEHNEVPENSGSEIGSLLEELDDLIVDPYESKDEDEQKLSEHIGQTDVDNDQCNGSLQTSIEVTSNMVPEEMMEDCPVDNCKEDSSLCRNVLSGSTEPCPGAKIPACGNLSEDQVAEDSMLQRVESTSAITDIDDLIIDLYEREEEDEEKSGEHNGQIDVHDEQCFGSSQTIMEVISDMAPDEVMKTCPADNCEEHNSICQNVLSGSMEPCPGAEIPASEKLSELAEDSRLQCMEFASPVLTNFESKDCGETPAPQNLNEIAEDSRLRCIEFTSPAHTVLQDKAGAENFASPSFAVVAKDSKPPSLEFTSPAHTVATFQPYADDMPTPKFTASERNFLLSVIELTSPGSRPETSQQPSCKRALLNSL; encoded by the exons ATGGCGTCCGGGCCCGATCTGAGCTCCTCCTCCGGCGCCCCGGCGGCCGCGGTCGTACCGGACGCAGCGCCGGCGGCCGCCGCCAGGAAGGACCGCCACATCGTCAGTTGGAGCGCCGAG GAGGATGGCGTGCTTCGTGCTCAAATCGCGCTTCATGGCACTGATAAGTATGTATTCAGTATTCTCTGCAGACTCAAACCGCGCCTTCTCGTTGCTTTGTTTAAACTTTTAATCACTGCGATTTACTTTCCTTTTGGTAGCTGGACCATTATAGCGGCACAATTCAAGGACAAGACGGCCAGACAGTGCAGGAGAAG ATGGTACAATTATTTGAACTCAGAGTGCAAGAAAGGTGGGTGGTCCAGGGAAGAGGATATGCTTTTGTGTGAG GCTCAAAAAGTTCTTGGAAACAAGTGGACTGAAATTGCAAAAGTTGTCTCTGGAAG AACTGACAATGCAGTGAAGAATCGCTTTTCTACCCTGTGCAAAAGGAGGGCCAAGGATGAGGAGCTATACCAAGAAAATGGTGTGCCATGTTCCAACTCAAATGCAAAGAGGGTTCTCACAGAAACAGAAGGCCTGACACCAGGCGGAGTTGCCTCCTTGCTACATATTAAGCAGATGAG GTCTTCCAGTTCTGATTTAAAGGAGAACCTTGTACCAAATGTGAGATTATTTGAACAAGAAAAGAGCACACAAGATGCCAGGCAACCTCTTGCTACCATTTCTTCGAACAACCAAGATAACGTGGATACAGTTAAATCCCAAAACT GTGTGAAGCGGGAGGGTAATTTTCTGAACAAGGATGATCCAAAAGTTGCTACTTTATTGCAGCAAGCTGACTTGCTTTGCTCCCTTGCAACAAAAATCAAAAGtgacaatacaagtcaaagcttGGATGAAGCTTGGCAG CAACTGCAAGATCATTTAGTGAAAAAAGAGCACAACGAAGTGCCAGAAAATAGTGGGTCTGAAATAGGTTCACTCCTAGAGGAACTTGATGATTTAATTGTAGACCCCTATGAGAGTAAAGATGAAGATGAACAAAAGTTAAG CGAGCACATTGGACAAACTGATGTGGACAATGATCAGTGTAATGGTTCTTTACAAACTAGCATAGAAGTAACATCAAATATGGTCCCAGAGGAAATGATGGAAGATTGCCCAGTAGATAACTGCAAAGAGGATAGTAGCCTTTGTAGAAACGTGCTTTCTGGAAGTACGGAACCTTGCCCAG GTGCAAAGATACCAGCATGTGGAAATTTGAGTGAGGACCAGGTTGCTGAAGATAGCATGCTTCAACGTGTAGAATCTACATCTGCTATTACAGATATTGATGATTTAATCATAGACCTGTATGAGAGagaagaggaagatgaagaaAAGTCAGG GGAGCATAATGGACAGATTGATGTTCATGACGAGCAGTGTTTTGGTTCTTCGCAAACTATCATGGAAGTGATATCAGACATGGCCCCTGATGAAGTGATGAAAACTTGTCCAGCAGATAACTGCGAAGAACATAATAGCATTTGCCAAAATGTGCTTTCTGGAAGTATGGAACCTTGCCCAG GTGCAGAAATACCAGCATCTGAAAAATTGAGTGAGCTTGCTGAAGATAGCAGACTTCAATGTATGGAGTTTGCATCTCCTGTCCTGACAAATTTTGAGAGTAAAGACTGTGGAGAAACACCAGCACCACAAAATCTTAATGAGATTGCTGAAGATAGCAGGCTCCGATGTATTGAATTCACCTCCCCAGCTCACACAGTTCTCCAAGATAAAGCCGGTGCAGAAAACTTTGCATCCCCAAGTTTTGCTGTGGTTGCAAAAGATAGTAAGCCTCCATCTTTGGAATTCACGTCCCCTGCTCATACAGTTGCAACATTCCAACCATATGCAGACGACATGCCTACCCCAAAATTCACTGCTAGT GAGAGGAATTTTCTGCTGTCTGTGATAGAGCTGACCTCACCAGGGTCAAGGCCTGAAACTTCTCAGCAGCCATCTTGCAAAAGGGCTCTTCTTAATAGCCTTTGA
- the LOC136552774 gene encoding uncharacterized protein isoform X2, producing MASGPDLSSSSGAPAAAVVPDAAPAAAARKDRHIVSWSAEEDGVLRAQIALHGTDNWTIIAAQFKDKTARQCRRRWYNYLNSECKKGGWSREEDMLLCEAQKVLGNKWTEIAKVVSGRTDNAVKNRFSTLCKRRAKDEELYQENGVPCSNSNAKRVLTETEGLTPGGVASLLHIKQMRSSSSDLKENLVPNVRLFEQEKSTQDARQPLATISSNNQDNVDTVKSQNCVKREGNFLNKDDPKVATLLQQADLLCSLATKIKSDNTSQSLDEAWQQLQDHLVKKEHNEVPENSGSEIGSLLEELDDLIVDPYESKDEDEQKLSEHIGQTDVDNDQCNGSLQTSIEVTSNMVPEEMMEDCPVDNCKEDSSLCRNVLSGSTEPCPGAKIPACGNLSEDQVAEDSMLQRVESTSAITDIDDLIIDLYEREEEDEEKSGEHNGQIDVHDEQCFGSSQTIMEVISDMAPDEVMKTCPADNCEEHNSICQNVLSGSMEPCPGAEIPASEKLSELAEDSRLQCMEFASPVLTNFESKDCGETPAPQNLNEIAEDSRLRCIEFTSPAHTVLQDKAGAENFASPSFAVVAKDSKPPSLEFTSPAHTVATFQPYADDMPTPKFTASERNFLLSVIELTSPGSRPETSQQPSCKRALLNSL from the exons ATGGCGTCCGGGCCCGATCTGAGCTCCTCCTCCGGCGCCCCGGCGGCCGCGGTCGTACCGGACGCAGCGCCGGCGGCCGCCGCCAGGAAGGACCGCCACATCGTCAGTTGGAGCGCCGAG GAGGATGGCGTGCTTCGTGCTCAAATCGCGCTTCATGGCACTGATAA CTGGACCATTATAGCGGCACAATTCAAGGACAAGACGGCCAGACAGTGCAGGAGAAG ATGGTACAATTATTTGAACTCAGAGTGCAAGAAAGGTGGGTGGTCCAGGGAAGAGGATATGCTTTTGTGTGAG GCTCAAAAAGTTCTTGGAAACAAGTGGACTGAAATTGCAAAAGTTGTCTCTGGAAG AACTGACAATGCAGTGAAGAATCGCTTTTCTACCCTGTGCAAAAGGAGGGCCAAGGATGAGGAGCTATACCAAGAAAATGGTGTGCCATGTTCCAACTCAAATGCAAAGAGGGTTCTCACAGAAACAGAAGGCCTGACACCAGGCGGAGTTGCCTCCTTGCTACATATTAAGCAGATGAG GTCTTCCAGTTCTGATTTAAAGGAGAACCTTGTACCAAATGTGAGATTATTTGAACAAGAAAAGAGCACACAAGATGCCAGGCAACCTCTTGCTACCATTTCTTCGAACAACCAAGATAACGTGGATACAGTTAAATCCCAAAACT GTGTGAAGCGGGAGGGTAATTTTCTGAACAAGGATGATCCAAAAGTTGCTACTTTATTGCAGCAAGCTGACTTGCTTTGCTCCCTTGCAACAAAAATCAAAAGtgacaatacaagtcaaagcttGGATGAAGCTTGGCAG CAACTGCAAGATCATTTAGTGAAAAAAGAGCACAACGAAGTGCCAGAAAATAGTGGGTCTGAAATAGGTTCACTCCTAGAGGAACTTGATGATTTAATTGTAGACCCCTATGAGAGTAAAGATGAAGATGAACAAAAGTTAAG CGAGCACATTGGACAAACTGATGTGGACAATGATCAGTGTAATGGTTCTTTACAAACTAGCATAGAAGTAACATCAAATATGGTCCCAGAGGAAATGATGGAAGATTGCCCAGTAGATAACTGCAAAGAGGATAGTAGCCTTTGTAGAAACGTGCTTTCTGGAAGTACGGAACCTTGCCCAG GTGCAAAGATACCAGCATGTGGAAATTTGAGTGAGGACCAGGTTGCTGAAGATAGCATGCTTCAACGTGTAGAATCTACATCTGCTATTACAGATATTGATGATTTAATCATAGACCTGTATGAGAGagaagaggaagatgaagaaAAGTCAGG GGAGCATAATGGACAGATTGATGTTCATGACGAGCAGTGTTTTGGTTCTTCGCAAACTATCATGGAAGTGATATCAGACATGGCCCCTGATGAAGTGATGAAAACTTGTCCAGCAGATAACTGCGAAGAACATAATAGCATTTGCCAAAATGTGCTTTCTGGAAGTATGGAACCTTGCCCAG GTGCAGAAATACCAGCATCTGAAAAATTGAGTGAGCTTGCTGAAGATAGCAGACTTCAATGTATGGAGTTTGCATCTCCTGTCCTGACAAATTTTGAGAGTAAAGACTGTGGAGAAACACCAGCACCACAAAATCTTAATGAGATTGCTGAAGATAGCAGGCTCCGATGTATTGAATTCACCTCCCCAGCTCACACAGTTCTCCAAGATAAAGCCGGTGCAGAAAACTTTGCATCCCCAAGTTTTGCTGTGGTTGCAAAAGATAGTAAGCCTCCATCTTTGGAATTCACGTCCCCTGCTCATACAGTTGCAACATTCCAACCATATGCAGACGACATGCCTACCCCAAAATTCACTGCTAGT GAGAGGAATTTTCTGCTGTCTGTGATAGAGCTGACCTCACCAGGGTCAAGGCCTGAAACTTCTCAGCAGCCATCTTGCAAAAGGGCTCTTCTTAATAGCCTTTGA